The region TTCGGCGGCCCCCGCGACGTGGTGATCCGCAAGGAGTTCAAGGCCGAGGTGGGCCGCACCGCCGCGCAGGACGTGCAGCAGGCGCTGGCCTCGAAGTTCCCGGCCAGCTCCTACGTGGTGTCGCGCACCGAGTCGGTGGGCGCCAAGGTGGGCGACGAGCTGCAGTACCGGGCGCTGATCGCCATCCTGCTCTCGTTCGCGGTGACGCTGATCTACCTGGCCATCCGCTTCGAGTGGCGGTTCGGCGTGGCGGCCATCGCGGCCACGGGGCACGACATCCTGATCACGCTGGGCCTGCTGGCGATCATGCGGTCGGAGGTGTCGCTGGGCACGGTGGCGGCGTTCCTGACCATCGTGGGCTACTCGCTGAACGACACCATCGTGGTGTTCGACCGCATCCGCGAGAGCCTGGCCAAGCCGCGCCACGGTATGAGCTACATGGAGCTGCTGAACCGGGCCATCAACGAGACGCTGCCCCGCACGGTGCTGACCGCGTCGGGTACGCTGGTGACGCTGGTGTCGCTCTTCCTGTTCGGCGGCCCGGTGATCCGCGACTTCGCCCTGGTGCTGATCCTGGGCATCGCCATCGGTACGTTCTCGTCCATCTTCGTCGCGTCGCCGGTGCTGTACTTCATCGAGCAGAAGTGGCCGCACCAGCCCACCAAGAAGGCGCAGGCCGCCCCGTCGCACAGCAACCGTCCGCGGGCGCGCACCGCCGTCTGACGCGGCAGCGGGAGGGTTGAACGAGGCGAGCCGCCGTGGTCTTTCACGGCGGCTCGCCTTTTTGCGTACGGGGGATGTAGATTCGCCGCTCCGGCTTCGCCGTCCACTCCAGACCACGCCTCCC is a window of Longimicrobium sp. DNA encoding:
- the secF gene encoding protein translocase subunit SecF, with product FAASLGAMLLNTQQIGSWLNYGVDFRGGTLVHLKFNQPVEIDQIRAAARTAGHEGWEISQFGGPRDVVIRKEFKAEVGRTAAQDVQQALASKFPASSYVVSRTESVGAKVGDELQYRALIAILLSFAVTLIYLAIRFEWRFGVAAIAATGHDILITLGLLAIMRSEVSLGTVAAFLTIVGYSLNDTIVVFDRIRESLAKPRHGMSYMELLNRAINETLPRTVLTASGTLVTLVSLFLFGGPVIRDFALVLILGIAIGTFSSIFVASPVLYFIEQKWPHQPTKKAQAAPSHSNRPRARTAV